In Halobacteriovorax marinus SJ, the following proteins share a genomic window:
- a CDS encoding epoxyqueuosine reductase translates to MRERLLKEVLNSENLKKYGIVDWGVTTESRPKTWKYYYSWVEKGLNGILKYLEGERRDKREDLRKYYPEFKSAIVFQFSYANKKYELDKFYKSPLSNGLKIASYVLGFGGVDYHFKLREALEDIAHQIKAIDPTLDYKLSLDTQPILERDLAFRAGLGWFGKNSMFISKSEGSFFILGSLLLSKDYELSQRELEVDHCGQCTRCADSCPTLAIDIETRTLNSNLCISTYTIEDFKGVQEAPKGMEDSNGEIFGCDICQEVCPWNKRLLRVGKVSINENEISDKEREMREFFLERAPEDVILDLENMSNRGFQRKFKSTPIERTGRVGLLKNLRFFSGKR, encoded by the coding sequence ATGAGAGAGCGCCTACTTAAAGAAGTTTTAAATTCAGAGAACTTAAAGAAGTATGGAATAGTTGACTGGGGTGTAACAACTGAGTCTAGGCCTAAGACATGGAAGTACTATTATAGTTGGGTAGAGAAAGGTCTTAACGGAATTCTAAAGTATCTAGAAGGTGAGAGAAGAGATAAGAGAGAGGACCTCAGAAAGTACTACCCCGAATTTAAGTCTGCCATTGTATTTCAATTTTCCTATGCAAATAAAAAATACGAATTAGACAAGTTCTATAAGTCTCCACTAAGTAATGGCCTTAAAATTGCTAGTTATGTACTTGGCTTTGGTGGTGTCGATTATCACTTTAAGCTTAGAGAAGCGCTCGAGGACATTGCACATCAAATCAAAGCAATTGATCCTACTTTAGATTATAAACTATCTTTAGATACACAGCCCATTCTTGAGAGAGACCTTGCCTTTAGGGCCGGATTAGGTTGGTTTGGTAAAAATAGTATGTTTATAAGTAAGAGTGAGGGGAGTTTTTTTATTCTAGGCTCATTACTTCTTTCTAAGGACTATGAACTTTCGCAGAGAGAGCTTGAGGTTGATCACTGTGGTCAATGCACACGGTGTGCAGATAGTTGTCCAACTCTTGCCATCGATATCGAAACGAGAACTTTAAATTCAAATCTCTGTATAAGTACATATACAATTGAAGACTTCAAAGGTGTACAAGAGGCTCCCAAGGGGATGGAAGATAGTAATGGAGAAATTTTTGGCTGTGATATATGCCAAGAGGTCTGCCCTTGGAATAAAAGATTATTGAGGGTAGGGAAAGTTTCAATAAATGAGAATGAAATATCGGATAAAGAAAGGGAGATGAGGGAGTTCTTTCTAGAGCGAGCGCCAGAGGATGTTATTTTAGATCTAGAAAACATGTCCAATAGAGGATTTCAAAGAAAGTTTAAGTCTACACCAATAGAGCGAACAGGAAGAGTCGGTCTTCTTAAAAACCTACGTTTTTTCTCTGGAAAAAGGTAA
- the pyk gene encoding pyruvate kinase gives MRRAKIVATLGPSSNTVEKISELIEAGMNVCRINMSHGTHDSHKEVIANIREASTKVDKQVAILADLQGPKIRVDKLTENLNLENGEEWVIGPTKLMGDYPEYKDKYIPTIYENLVDDCFDGARILFDDGLIMAEATSRDRDVYKIKVSVGGVLKSNKGINLPDCDVSAPSFTDKDREDLMFALTQNIDYIALSFVRKGEDIQKVKVLLHDLKVDIPIISKIEKPQAIDNIEGILDVTDVIMVARGDMGVEVGNHLVPSIQKKLISLCNERGIPVITATQMLESMTNNPTPTRAEASDVANAIWDGTDAVMLSGETASGSYPVEAVKTMVKIIEDAEQTPKERPLLRHVDLSSVQASVMVAASLIGEKVYAKRILAVTESGISCLKLAKFRPTTPCLGVTTTEKTARRMCLYWGIEPFLLKNYREDSFNFQYHVINKVKKKLGLVNGDKLVITRGDGRFFRAGSSNSVKVDIIKDVPKVLGSGGDTLEEISDDKKKILLDHNICASCQRCVEICPHAIWKVNPITKDTYLNKDQIHYCNMDLQCIKVCPTGAIEIIPKF, from the coding sequence ATGAGAAGGGCAAAAATTGTGGCCACTTTAGGCCCATCATCTAATACAGTTGAAAAAATATCAGAACTAATTGAAGCGGGAATGAATGTTTGTCGAATTAACATGAGTCACGGAACTCATGATTCGCACAAAGAAGTGATTGCTAATATTAGGGAAGCCTCGACCAAAGTAGATAAACAAGTAGCAATTCTAGCAGACTTACAAGGTCCAAAAATTCGTGTAGATAAACTTACAGAAAATCTCAATTTAGAAAATGGTGAGGAGTGGGTAATTGGTCCAACTAAGCTTATGGGGGACTACCCAGAGTATAAAGATAAGTACATTCCTACAATTTATGAAAACCTAGTAGATGATTGTTTTGATGGAGCACGAATTCTCTTCGATGATGGTCTTATTATGGCCGAAGCGACAAGTAGAGATCGCGATGTTTATAAAATTAAAGTCTCTGTAGGTGGTGTGCTCAAGTCAAATAAGGGGATTAATCTCCCTGATTGCGATGTCTCGGCCCCTAGTTTCACGGATAAAGACCGTGAAGACTTGATGTTTGCTTTGACCCAAAATATTGATTATATCGCTCTCTCATTTGTTAGAAAGGGTGAAGATATTCAAAAGGTTAAAGTTCTCCTTCACGACTTAAAAGTAGATATTCCTATTATTTCAAAAATTGAAAAACCTCAGGCCATTGATAACATTGAAGGTATATTAGATGTTACTGATGTCATAATGGTTGCAAGAGGGGATATGGGGGTAGAAGTAGGTAATCACTTAGTTCCTTCTATCCAGAAAAAATTAATTAGTCTTTGTAACGAGAGGGGAATTCCTGTTATTACAGCGACTCAGATGCTTGAGAGTATGACAAATAATCCAACACCAACAAGAGCTGAGGCAAGTGATGTTGCCAACGCAATTTGGGATGGAACAGATGCTGTGATGTTATCTGGGGAAACTGCTTCTGGCTCGTACCCAGTTGAAGCAGTAAAAACGATGGTAAAGATTATTGAGGATGCTGAGCAAACACCTAAGGAGAGACCTCTACTTAGACATGTGGACCTCTCTAGTGTTCAAGCTTCGGTTATGGTGGCCGCTTCACTTATTGGTGAGAAAGTTTATGCAAAGAGAATCCTAGCTGTAACTGAATCAGGAATCTCATGTTTAAAGCTTGCTAAGTTTAGACCGACGACACCTTGTCTTGGGGTGACGACTACAGAGAAGACAGCAAGAAGAATGTGTCTCTATTGGGGAATCGAACCATTCCTATTGAAGAATTACAGAGAAGATTCTTTCAACTTTCAGTACCATGTTATTAATAAAGTGAAAAAGAAGTTGGGCCTAGTCAATGGGGATAAGTTAGTTATCACTAGAGGGGATGGGCGATTCTTTAGGGCCGGTAGTAGTAATTCAGTAAAGGTCGACATTATAAAAGATGTGCCTAAAGTTCTTGGAAGTGGTGGAGATACATTAGAAGAAATTTCAGATGATAAAAAAAAAATCCTTCTAGACCATAATATCTGTGCTAGTTGCCAAAGGTGTGTTGAGATCTGTCCTCATGCAATTTGGAAAGTTAATCCTATTACAAAGGATACCTACTTAAATAAGGATCAGATTCACTACTGTAATATGGACTTACAATGCATCAAGGTTTGTCCAACTGGTGCAATTGAAATTATTCCAAAATTTTAA
- a CDS encoding DsbA family protein: MKKGNFLTTVSIAVLAGVLFYSCTNSVESKPTFLFKPAPDSSAGVKIGDKVISKNDLFKGIESELYEAEMKVFELKMNKMKATVLEVLMEQDPKKKGLTNDQYLDKFITADVKISQKKIDAFVKEKNIPKEHLNDQMKQRIKQFLLIEEKKTAIDKWLAAKTKKTPVEIYFNEPMRPVFNVPAGDSPFMGGADAKVEIIEFSDFQCPFCSKGAGIINDLKKKYGNKIKVVFKNFPLPFHNHAKKAAEAALCVHEQDKAKFWQMHDAMFADQTKLDRQGLVNSAKSLKIDEAKFTQCLDSGKYTAKVEATMEEGKNVGVKSTPTFFVNGKMINGAHPVETFSELIDQELAK; this comes from the coding sequence ATGAAAAAAGGTAATTTTCTTACAACTGTATCAATTGCAGTTTTAGCAGGAGTTCTATTTTACTCTTGTACAAACTCAGTAGAATCAAAGCCTACATTTCTATTTAAACCGGCACCAGATTCAAGTGCAGGAGTTAAGATTGGCGACAAGGTCATTTCAAAGAACGATCTTTTTAAAGGAATTGAAAGTGAGCTCTACGAAGCAGAGATGAAAGTCTTTGAATTAAAAATGAATAAAATGAAGGCTACTGTTCTTGAAGTTTTAATGGAGCAGGACCCTAAGAAGAAAGGTCTTACAAACGACCAGTATTTAGATAAGTTTATTACTGCCGATGTGAAAATCTCTCAAAAGAAGATCGATGCTTTTGTAAAAGAGAAGAATATTCCTAAAGAGCACTTAAATGATCAGATGAAGCAGAGAATTAAGCAATTCCTTCTTATTGAAGAGAAGAAAACTGCTATAGACAAGTGGTTAGCCGCTAAGACTAAGAAGACTCCAGTTGAAATTTACTTTAATGAGCCAATGAGACCTGTTTTCAATGTCCCTGCTGGAGATTCTCCATTCATGGGTGGTGCTGATGCAAAAGTAGAGATCATTGAGTTCTCTGACTTTCAATGTCCATTCTGTTCAAAGGGTGCGGGAATTATTAATGATCTAAAGAAGAAATATGGAAATAAAATCAAAGTTGTCTTTAAGAATTTTCCACTTCCGTTTCATAACCATGCGAAGAAAGCAGCAGAAGCAGCACTTTGTGTTCACGAGCAAGATAAGGCTAAGTTCTGGCAAATGCACGATGCAATGTTTGCTGATCAGACGAAACTTGATCGTCAAGGTCTAGTAAACTCAGCAAAGAGCTTGAAGATTGATGAAGCAAAATTTACTCAATGCTTAGATTCTGGAAAGTACACAGCTAAGGTTGAGGCCACTATGGAAGAGGGGAAGAATGTAGGTGTAAAATCTACTCCAACTTTCTTTGTTAACGGGAAGATGATTAATGGAGCTCACCCAGTAGAGACTTTCTCTGAGCTAATTGATCAAGAACTTGCTAAGTAG
- a CDS encoding ATP-binding cassette domain-containing protein gives MNTSKIKWSSIFFFKGSYRYVVLIFICLVLSAGLGAMVPKLVAKLAESYENENIFYQSIEHLLYLFMGVYANRSLYQLGVNKYVKYLVQNVRSWCFEKWILSYEIQEGDTGHEEKYPQGEILSRIVNDTESIRELVTSGTFGIFIDLFFVVSCMLSFISINTVTGVTLVVAEVLAASLLIYGSKYMRKIFLSVRHSRGNVYKTVANLVGGVGETYFTNHERYASKKAEVVFDDYLGKILKSNVWDSGYYSIAESLYPLLLALVVLIFPYSHITQAAVILVIVDLIQRSIGPVKDIAGKIANVQRAASGVDRISEFMNDLDQTISSPKSYTKKEESLESVSVEVEEFSYPVRREGEPAFSLNNISFEAKRGELVGIVGISGCGKSTLLKILSGNLIPQRAEIKVSGTDGEQVSFPGSSFKDVTRYRELVGIVSQDSHIFSESIAFNICLCEDIPESFYSFWKWVEEQIPYITEIWGVGPDTILDQKSISIGQKQLLAAIRSCYLKKPIVLFDEVSSGLDSRLELALRKVILLIQEQSLTFIVAHRLETVIESNKILVLDKGRLVSSGTHHSLLDNCEIYKEFLNELSH, from the coding sequence ATGAATACTTCGAAAATCAAATGGTCTAGTATTTTCTTCTTTAAAGGCTCATATCGATATGTAGTCTTAATCTTTATTTGTCTCGTTCTCTCTGCGGGGCTTGGGGCCATGGTTCCTAAGCTCGTTGCGAAATTGGCAGAGAGTTATGAGAATGAAAATATTTTCTATCAAAGTATTGAGCATCTTCTCTATCTCTTTATGGGAGTGTATGCCAATCGATCACTATATCAATTAGGAGTTAATAAGTACGTAAAGTACTTAGTTCAAAATGTGAGATCGTGGTGCTTTGAAAAGTGGATTCTTAGTTATGAAATTCAAGAAGGTGATACTGGGCACGAAGAAAAGTATCCTCAGGGTGAAATCCTCTCCCGTATTGTAAATGATACTGAAAGTATTCGTGAGCTTGTTACATCGGGGACATTTGGAATCTTTATCGATCTCTTCTTTGTTGTTTCTTGTATGTTGAGCTTCATCTCAATCAATACTGTAACAGGTGTCACTCTCGTCGTTGCAGAAGTACTCGCGGCCTCTTTGCTTATTTATGGAAGTAAGTATATGAGAAAAATCTTTCTCTCAGTAAGGCATTCTAGAGGAAATGTTTATAAAACGGTGGCCAATCTCGTTGGAGGTGTAGGGGAGACTTATTTCACTAACCACGAGAGATATGCTTCAAAGAAAGCAGAAGTTGTTTTTGATGACTACCTTGGTAAGATTTTAAAATCAAATGTATGGGACTCGGGATACTACTCAATTGCTGAATCACTTTATCCTCTGTTATTAGCACTTGTTGTACTTATTTTCCCTTATAGTCATATTACTCAAGCTGCAGTGATTCTTGTTATTGTAGACTTAATTCAAAGATCAATTGGGCCAGTAAAAGATATTGCAGGTAAAATTGCGAACGTTCAAAGAGCTGCCAGTGGAGTCGATAGAATAAGTGAATTTATGAACGACTTAGATCAAACGATCTCTTCTCCTAAGAGTTATACAAAGAAAGAGGAGAGTCTAGAGTCAGTGAGTGTGGAGGTAGAAGAATTTTCTTACCCAGTTCGTAGAGAAGGTGAGCCGGCCTTTAGCTTAAATAATATTTCATTTGAGGCCAAGCGCGGTGAGCTTGTAGGTATAGTTGGAATATCTGGTTGTGGAAAATCTACTCTTTTAAAAATCTTAAGTGGAAACCTCATTCCTCAAAGAGCAGAGATAAAAGTTAGTGGGACCGATGGTGAGCAAGTTTCTTTTCCAGGCTCTTCGTTTAAGGATGTGACTAGATATAGAGAGTTGGTAGGAATTGTTTCTCAGGACTCTCATATATTCTCGGAGAGTATCGCTTTTAATATCTGCTTATGTGAAGACATTCCAGAGAGTTTCTACTCCTTTTGGAAGTGGGTAGAAGAGCAAATTCCATATATCACCGAGATTTGGGGAGTAGGTCCTGATACGATTTTAGATCAAAAATCTATTTCAATTGGACAGAAGCAACTTCTGGCAGCGATTAGGTCATGCTATTTGAAAAAGCCAATTGTTCTCTTTGATGAAGTTTCATCAGGGCTAGATTCGAGGCTTGAGTTGGCCTTAAGGAAAGTCATTCTCCTGATCCAGGAGCAGTCCTTAACGTTTATTGTTGCCCATAGATTAGAGACAGTCATTGAGTCAAATAAGATTCTTGTTTTAGATAAGGGGAGACTCGTTTCCTCTGGAACGCACCACTCATTGTTAGACAATTGTGAAATATATAAAGAATTTCTGAATGAGTTGAGCCATTAG
- a CDS encoding ATP-binding cassette domain-containing protein, whose protein sequence is MKKRLDVTLLQLLKNQFIEFFPWYVGAFIALYCTHYIQSELPFMAKELADFVMNEAHEFNTIKFAYLALGIIVFRTSSRLLFFYPARILQKYLRVEAIERIESSNPIRYKKFSAGQLFQVVGNDLEEVRALIGFALLQVANIVIAMSVLVPKLSGFSPKLLMALTPVFVSFVIFTIIVSRNKKYYRKTQDLQGEVQNFIMEAYTGKKTIKNYHVENSFIKLFKKHSMAELYNFYKAGNNIALSIPLVPFGVGVSLLWGAHIIKVEALGASSLVLFSGFVFLFLEPMMFLSWIGVVFARSAGAWSRIKELINAIKSESKEERELLLDNKDSSEGYRVKLWDEKIDLKIVESKWNVLIGTTGCGKSEVIKQMANILMSRGKKISYVAQDPYLYNDSVRGNIFLGTEVTEQREKMAHDLLKLFGLDYLESSLDKLLDLEVGENGKRLSGGQCKRLCLIRSLMSDAEIIIWDDPFSSVDLILEKQIFNQLKESEFTKGRTFILSSHRLTTVKLSDYILYLDKENGLMEYGEQSKLLASETKTYEYFENQMV, encoded by the coding sequence ATGAAAAAACGTTTAGATGTCACCCTCTTACAGCTGTTAAAAAATCAGTTTATAGAATTCTTTCCCTGGTATGTTGGCGCATTTATTGCCCTGTACTGTACTCATTATATTCAAAGTGAATTGCCTTTTATGGCCAAAGAGCTGGCAGACTTTGTCATGAATGAAGCTCATGAATTCAATACTATTAAGTTTGCTTACTTGGCCCTTGGAATAATTGTATTTAGAACTTCGTCCAGATTACTCTTTTTCTATCCTGCACGAATTTTACAAAAGTATTTGAGAGTTGAAGCGATTGAGAGAATCGAGAGTTCAAACCCTATTCGCTACAAGAAGTTTTCTGCTGGTCAGCTATTTCAAGTTGTAGGTAATGACCTTGAAGAGGTTAGGGCCTTAATTGGTTTTGCGCTTTTACAAGTGGCAAATATTGTTATTGCAATGAGTGTTCTCGTTCCAAAGCTCTCTGGCTTTAGTCCTAAATTACTTATGGCCTTGACTCCTGTATTTGTCAGCTTTGTGATCTTCACGATTATAGTGAGTCGCAATAAAAAGTACTATAGGAAAACTCAAGACCTGCAGGGTGAGGTTCAGAACTTTATTATGGAGGCCTATACAGGAAAGAAGACGATTAAGAATTACCATGTAGAGAACTCTTTTATTAAATTATTTAAGAAGCACTCTATGGCCGAGTTATATAATTTCTATAAAGCAGGAAATAATATAGCTCTCTCTATTCCTCTCGTACCCTTTGGAGTTGGAGTGTCTCTTCTTTGGGGTGCTCATATAATCAAAGTAGAGGCCCTTGGTGCTTCGTCACTAGTACTTTTTTCTGGCTTTGTATTTCTCTTCTTGGAACCAATGATGTTCCTCTCTTGGATTGGAGTTGTCTTTGCTAGATCTGCTGGAGCATGGTCTAGAATAAAAGAACTGATTAATGCCATTAAGTCAGAGAGTAAAGAGGAGAGAGAACTTCTACTCGATAATAAAGATTCGTCCGAGGGTTATAGAGTAAAGTTGTGGGATGAAAAAATTGACTTAAAGATTGTTGAGTCCAAATGGAATGTATTAATTGGTACTACTGGTTGTGGTAAATCAGAGGTCATCAAACAGATGGCAAATATTTTAATGAGTAGAGGTAAGAAAATTTCTTATGTCGCTCAAGATCCGTACTTATATAACGATTCAGTGAGAGGAAATATTTTTCTAGGAACCGAAGTCACTGAGCAAAGAGAGAAGATGGCCCACGACCTATTGAAGCTCTTTGGTCTCGATTATTTAGAGTCAAGTTTAGATAAATTACTAGACCTAGAAGTTGGCGAGAATGGAAAGAGACTTTCTGGGGGACAGTGTAAGAGACTTTGCTTAATTAGAAGTCTTATGTCTGACGCCGAGATTATTATCTGGGATGATCCATTCTCTTCAGTAGACTTAATTTTAGAGAAACAAATTTTCAACCAACTTAAGGAGAGTGAGTTTACTAAAGGGAGGACTTTTATTTTGAGTTCTCATCGTTTAACCACTGTAAAACTCTCTGATTATATCCTCTACTTAGATAAGGAGAACGGACTTATGGAGTACGGGGAACAAAGTAAATTATTAGCTAGCGAGACAAAGACATATGAATACTTCGAAAATCAAATGGTCTAG
- a CDS encoding branched-chain amino acid aminotransferase: MTIKINPLALEALKNFELPQDIGFGRTMVPIMAVCDYENGKWGELELLPYGPLELDPTAKVLHYGQEIFEGMKAYHFEGHGPYLFRADQNAKRFNESAKRMAMAEIPEEIYLEAVRAIVGHSNDFIPTQTGESLYIRPFMISTEEHLGIKPSEKFKFMVIASPSGAYFTTGYLKVLIEKEYVRACPGGMGAAKTGGNYAGSLVSAQKAKSLGFQQTLWLDALEKCYIEEMSGMNFFAVIDGKLHTPEIQDTILDGITRNSLVQLAKDLGYQVIEEKMNINNLLDAISSGKCTECFACGTAAIITPIGTLGDIEGNEWNVKNPEGPVAKKLRETLLSLQEGRIEDIHGWRETVKVVCH, from the coding sequence ATGACTATAAAGATAAATCCATTGGCGCTTGAGGCCCTAAAGAACTTTGAACTTCCACAGGATATAGGTTTTGGTAGAACGATGGTTCCAATTATGGCGGTATGCGATTATGAGAATGGAAAATGGGGAGAGCTTGAACTTCTTCCTTATGGACCACTAGAGCTCGATCCTACAGCAAAAGTCCTACACTATGGACAAGAAATTTTTGAAGGAATGAAGGCCTATCACTTCGAAGGACATGGTCCTTACCTTTTTAGAGCAGATCAAAATGCTAAGAGATTCAATGAGTCCGCTAAGAGAATGGCAATGGCAGAAATTCCTGAGGAGATCTACCTTGAAGCAGTAAGAGCTATTGTTGGACACTCTAATGATTTTATTCCAACACAAACTGGTGAGTCACTTTATATAAGACCTTTTATGATTTCTACAGAAGAGCACTTGGGTATTAAACCAAGTGAGAAATTTAAATTCATGGTTATCGCCTCTCCTTCAGGAGCTTACTTCACAACGGGATATTTAAAAGTCCTAATAGAAAAAGAGTATGTAAGAGCGTGTCCAGGAGGAATGGGTGCAGCTAAAACAGGTGGCAATTATGCAGGAAGTTTAGTCTCGGCCCAAAAGGCCAAGTCACTAGGCTTTCAGCAAACACTTTGGCTGGATGCTCTAGAAAAATGCTATATCGAAGAAATGTCTGGAATGAATTTCTTTGCAGTGATCGATGGCAAACTTCATACACCAGAAATCCAAGATACTATTCTCGATGGAATTACAAGAAACTCACTGGTTCAACTTGCAAAAGACCTAGGTTACCAAGTGATCGAAGAGAAAATGAATATTAATAACCTACTCGATGCAATTTCTAGTGGTAAGTGTACGGAGTGTTTTGCTTGTGGAACAGCCGCTATCATTACTCCTATTGGAACTCTTGGTGATATAGAAGGTAATGAATGGAATGTTAAAAATCCTGAAGGTCCTGTTGCCAAAAAGTTACGTGAAACTCTACTCTCACTACAAGAAGGGAGAATTGAAGATATTCATGGATGGAGAGAGACTGTAAAGGTTGTCTGTCACTAA
- a CDS encoding putative Na+/H+ antiporter — protein sequence MNPTNVQLVGTILFVCAVLHTFLVSKFEHLAHKYPKGSMGENIFHFLGEVEAVFGMWAAILIGYMSVTQGLMVFGEDGHTVVGGAIKYLEGLNYTEPAFVFVIMCIAGTRPVILFAEKIILGISKVLPLPGKMAFYVSALVIGPLLGSFITEPAAMTVTALILLQYFYSNEMSHKFKYATLGLLFVNISIGGTLSHFAAPPVLMVAGKWHWGFMHMITHFGYKSTVAILISTAVVVAIFRKELAGSLQVKEAQENALVPTWWMTLTHLIFMGLVVYTAHHMVFFLGLFLFFLGFATITQQYQDAIKLKESLLVGFFLAGLVTLGAQQAWWLQPVLGKMNDIVLFFGATALTAITDNAALTYLGSLVELTDSAKYNLVAGAVAGGGLTVIANAPNPAGFGILKGSFGKEGISPLGLLLGAIGPTLIAMLCLELLPSIIVGSGH from the coding sequence GTGAATCCAACTAACGTTCAATTAGTGGGGACAATTCTTTTCGTATGCGCTGTTCTCCACACGTTTCTCGTTTCAAAATTTGAGCACCTTGCTCACAAGTATCCAAAAGGTTCTATGGGAGAGAATATATTTCACTTCCTAGGTGAGGTTGAAGCCGTATTTGGAATGTGGGCGGCGATCTTAATTGGCTACATGAGTGTAACTCAAGGACTAATGGTTTTTGGAGAAGATGGTCACACTGTTGTAGGTGGGGCGATTAAATATCTAGAAGGGCTTAATTATACAGAGCCAGCTTTTGTTTTTGTCATTATGTGTATTGCTGGTACGAGACCTGTTATTCTCTTTGCTGAGAAGATCATTTTAGGAATATCTAAAGTTCTTCCTCTACCTGGAAAAATGGCTTTCTATGTTTCTGCTCTTGTGATTGGACCACTTCTTGGTTCTTTTATTACTGAGCCTGCGGCAATGACTGTGACTGCACTTATTCTTTTACAATACTTCTACTCAAATGAAATGAGTCATAAATTTAAGTACGCTACGCTTGGACTTCTCTTTGTAAATATCTCAATTGGTGGAACACTTTCTCACTTTGCAGCTCCTCCTGTTCTGATGGTTGCAGGAAAGTGGCACTGGGGATTTATGCATATGATTACTCACTTTGGGTATAAGTCTACTGTAGCAATTCTTATTTCTACAGCGGTTGTTGTCGCAATATTTAGAAAAGAGCTAGCTGGAAGTTTACAAGTTAAAGAAGCTCAAGAGAATGCTCTTGTTCCAACTTGGTGGATGACTTTAACTCACTTAATCTTCATGGGATTAGTTGTTTATACAGCTCACCACATGGTTTTCTTCCTAGGTCTATTCCTTTTCTTCCTTGGTTTTGCAACAATTACTCAGCAATACCAAGATGCAATTAAGTTAAAAGAATCTCTTCTTGTTGGTTTCTTCCTTGCGGGTCTAGTAACATTAGGTGCACAACAAGCTTGGTGGCTACAACCAGTACTTGGAAAGATGAATGATATTGTTCTCTTCTTTGGTGCTACAGCACTAACTGCAATTACAGATAATGCGGCCCTAACGTACCTTGGTTCATTAGTAGAGTTAACAGATTCAGCGAAGTATAATCTTGTTGCCGGTGCCGTTGCTGGTGGTGGTTTAACTGTAATTGCTAACGCTCCAAACCCAGCTGGATTTGGTATATTAAAAGGTTCTTTTGGAAAAGAGGGAATTAGTCCTCTAGGACTTTTACTAGGTGCAATTGGACCAACGCTTATTGCAATGCTTTGTTTAGAGCTTCTACCATCAATTATTGTTGGTTCTGGACATTAA
- a CDS encoding ferredoxin — protein MANKDMKHEKNIAGAWYCTDPDDDNGEGCIACNVCYTGAPEFFAEDEDGNAYVIKQPSTDEEVELCVEQMEACPVASIGDDG, from the coding sequence ATGGCCAATAAGGACATGAAGCACGAGAAAAATATTGCTGGTGCCTGGTACTGTACTGATCCAGATGACGATAATGGAGAAGGGTGTATTGCTTGTAACGTTTGTTATACAGGTGCTCCAGAGTTTTTCGCAGAAGATGAAGATGGAAATGCTTACGTCATTAAGCAACCAAGCACTGATGAGGAAGTTGAACTTTGCGTTGAGCAAATGGAAGCTTGCCCAGTGGCATCAATCGGAGACGATGGTTAA